In Rodentibacter haemolyticus, the DNA window TAAATCACTTTTACTTAATTTTTCGTAGAGCTTAACGCCAAAAGCCACATTATCATAAATCGACATTGGAAAAGGGGTCGGTTTTTGGAATACCATACCGACTTTAGCACGCAATAAATTAACATCAACCGTCGAGTCTAAAATATTTTTTCCATCTAAAAGTAATTCCCCTTCTGAGTGCATATTGGGATAGAGATCATACATTCGATTAAATATTCTCAACAATGTAGATTTCCCGCAACCGGAGGGACCAATAAAGGCCGTCACTTTTTTTTCTAAAATATCCAAATTAATATTTTTCAAAGCATGAAAATGCCCATAATAAAAGTTTAAATTTTTTATTGAAATTTTTGTTTTCATCTTACTTCCCTAATCTTTTTGACGTCCTAAAATTCTTGCACCGATATTAGCGAATAACACCGTACAAGCGATTAATAAAGCACCGGCCCAAGCCAATGATTGCCAATCTTTATAAGGACTCATTGCAAATTGATAAATAACATTCGGTAAATTCGCAATCGGTTGGTCCATATCCGAGCTAAAAAATTGATTATTCAAGGCAGTAAATAGTAATGGTGCGGTTTCTCCCGATATACGGGCAAATGCCAAGAGTATTCCCGTCAATACACCGGTTTTGGCGGCTTTTAATGTAACCATCGAGACCATTTTCCATTTTGGTGTACCCAAAGCATAAGCGGCTTCCCGTAAACTATTAGGAACCAGTTTCAACATATTTTCCGTGGTACGTACCACCACAGGGATAACCAGTAATGATAATGCTAACGAGCCTGCCCAGCCGGAAAAGTGGCCTTGCTTAACGACAAAAATACCATAAATAAATAAACCGATAACAATTGAAGGCGCAGAAAGCAAAATATCATTCATAAATCGCGTGATAGTGGCAATCTTGCTATAGCGCCCAAATTCAGCCAGATATATCCCGGTTAAAATACCTATCGGCGTACCGATAAATAAACCGAATAAAGTAATAAGTAAACTTCCCCAAATAGCGTTACGTAAACCGCCTTCAGCTCCCGGCGGAAGAGTATCTGCTTTAAAGAGATGAAGTCCGAATCCATCAAGACCATAAGCCAATAATGTATAAAAAATCCATCCCAGCCAAAATAATCCGAACCCCATCATCACCCAAGCTAAGGCTAAATAAACACGGTTGGTCCAACGGCGGCGTGTATATAATGAACGATTCATTGCTAGCGTCCCTCATATCGAGTCATTCTTAATAACATTAATTTTGATAAGCTCAACACGATAAAAGTGATGATAAATAAAATTAATCCGAGATAAAGTAAAGAAGATAGATGCATTGGATCTACGGCTTCTGCAAATTCATTGGCCAATGCCGAAGTAATTGAGGCGCCAGAATTATTTAAACCGACGCTCATATTAAATGTATTACCAATCACAAAAGTAACCGCCATTGTCTCGCCTAGTGCACGTCCTAAACCAAGAATAATTCCGCCAATCACACCCACTTTAGTATAAGGTAAAACAACATGACGAATAACTTCCCAGCGGGTACAACCTAAACCATAGGCAGACTCCTTTAACATTGTAGGCGTTACTTCAAATACATCTCTCATAACAGAAGCGATATAAGGAATAATCATAATGGCAAGAATTAATCCGGCAGGAAATAACCCTATCCCCATTGGCATTCCGGCAAACAATGCACCGACAAATGGAAGATGGCTTAAATGTTCAATCATAAAAGGTTGGATTGTATCGGAGAAAATAGGTGCAAAAACAAATAGCCCCCACATACCGTAAATAATTGAAGGAATACCGGCTAGTAATTCAATGGCTACACTTAACGGACGGCGAAGAACAACAGGACACAATTCAGTCAGAAATACGGCAATCCCAAAACTAACCGGAACAGCAATAATTAAGGCAATAATTGACGTCACCAACGTACCATAAATAGGGGCCAGCGCACCATATTGACTTTGTACGGTATCCCATTCACTTGAAGCCAAAAAAGCCAAACCGAACTCTTGCATTGCCGGATAGGCTCCAACCATTAATGAAAGTAAAATACCGCCAAGACTGATTAATACGAGCAAAGCAAAAAAGCGGGTTATATTGACAAACAATACGTCAATAAAGGCTTGCTGCTTTAGTTTTTCGGAAAGTGTCATAATATATCCTTAAAATATTCCCTTCCCTTATAAAAAGGAAGGGAAACTTCCTATCTTAAATTCGTCTTTTCCCATTCTTTGCGCACTAGATTTTTCACCTTATCCGGTAATGGAACGTAATCTAATTTTGCAGCCTGCTCATTTCCTTTTGAGTATGCCCAATCAAAGAAATTGAGTACGGTTTCCATTTTTTGTTTATCCGCACTTTCTTTCGGAATTAAAATAAAAGTCGCAGCAGCCAACGGCCAAGCTTGCTCACCCGGTTGATTGGTCAATACTAAACTAAAGCCTTTAGCTTTATCCCAATCAACATTGGCAGCGGCGGCAAAACTTTCCTGAGAAGGTTGAACAAAATGCCCTGCCGAATTTTTTAACTGCACATAAGACATTTTATTCTGCTTAGCATAAGCGTATTCCACATAGCCAATTGAGTTTTTAACTCTTCCCACATAAATTGATACGCCTTCATTGCCTTTTCCGGCTGCACCATTGGCTGATGTTGGCCATTTTACGGTATTGGCAGCCCCTACTTTCTCTTTCCAGTCCGCAGAAATCTGACTTAAATAATGTGTGAAAATGAAGCTGGTACCTGAACCATCTGCACGAAATACGGTTGTAATGCGGGCATCAGGTAAATTTAAATCAGGATTCAGCGCGCGAATTTTTCCATCATTCCAATGTGTGATCTTGCCTAGATAAATATCAGCTAATATTTCACCGGTTAACTTCAATTGACCGGGGCCAATTCCCTCTACATTCACAACAGGCACGACCCCGCCGATAACGGTTGGAAATTGAATGAGATTATTTTTGGTTAAATCTTCCTCTTTCATTGGAGAATCGGAGGCACCAAAATCAACGGTTCTGGAAATAATTTGTTTAATGCCACCGGAAGAACCGATTGATTGATAATTAACTTGATTTCCGGTTTCTGTTTTATAATTCATTGCCCATTGCACATAAATCGGTTGAGGAAAAGAAGCCCCTGCACCTGTCACCGTTGTTTTGGCTTGAGCCGCTTGACTTACTGCAAAAGCTGATAACAAGGTCAGCGCAATATAACGCATTTTTTTCATACTATAATCTCCTGTTTTAGATGAGTGAGTTATCACGGTGCGTAAGATAACAAAAAAATATTTCAGAAATATGACAAACAGATTTATGAATGATTTTTTAAAACACGCTAATTATTGACCGCACTTTTCGTGACTAGGAAGAAACCGTATCAGAATAGATTATTGAGAGTATAAAAATCCTATTGAAGAAATATGGTATTGTAAAACAACTAACTTTATATAGATGCTCTTTTACACTGATGGAATTTTAATATTTGGATAATAAGAAACTTATGAATGGTGCCAGTGGCCGGACTCGAACCGGCACGCTTTTAAGGGCGGCGGATTTTGAATCCGCTACGTCTACCAATTTCGTCACACTGGCATGTGGACTGTAATTTTTTGATACGTTACCAACTTGCAACTCAAAACTGAGCTTGCGGGTGGCATTATACGCATATACAAACACGTAGCAAGCAAAAAATTTCAGTTCCTATTTATTTGACTTAAAATTAAACAATACGCCTTTATCAAAATTTCGTAATCAAGAAAAAAAGTACCGCCAAACAAATGCGCTGACTAAAACACATAACACGATTAAAATTTGAGCCAATCTTTTCTTTGTTAATTTTTCTGCTGCCATATTCCTTAAAATACCTATTTAATGTTAAAATCTTTGCGTTAGATCAATTTTATACTATTTTTAAAAGATATTTGGGGATCAAATGAAAAATTTTGTTTCAGAAACTAAAGCGGGACGCCGGGTTCAATCAGGTGGGTGCGCTATTCACTGCCAAGATTGCAGCATTAGTCAACTTTGTATTCCTTTCACGTTAAATGAACACGAACTTGATCAACTTGATAACATCATTGAACGTAAAAAGCCTATCCAAAAATCACAGGTTCTCTTTAAAGCCGGAGATACATTAAATTCCATTTATGCTATTCGTTCCGGCACAATCAAAAGCTATACCATCAGTGAAGCCGGTGAAGAACAAATAACCTCTTTCCATCTACCGGGTGATCTGGTCGGTTTTGATGCTATTACTAATATGCAACATCCCAGCTTTGCACAAGCTCTGGAAACCGCAATGGTATGTGAAATCCCTTTTGATGTTTTAGATGATCTCTCAGGCAAAATGCCTAAATTACGTCAACAAATTGTTCGCCTAATGAGTAGTGAAATCAAAAGCGATCAAGAAATGATTTTATTACTTTCCAAAATGAATGCCGAGGAACGCCTTGCGGCATTTATCCATAATCTGTCTAAACGCTACTCTGCCCGAGGTTTTTCGGCGAAAGAATTTCGTTTAACCATGACACGCAGTGATATCGGCAATTATCTCGGTCTAACCGTTGAAACCATTAGCCGTCTTTTAGGCCGTTTCCAAAAATCAGGCGTACTTTCCGTACAAGGTAAATATATTA includes these proteins:
- the pstA gene encoding phosphate ABC transporter permease PstA, with amino-acid sequence MNRSLYTRRRWTNRVYLALAWVMMGFGLFWLGWIFYTLLAYGLDGFGLHLFKADTLPPGAEGGLRNAIWGSLLITLFGLFIGTPIGILTGIYLAEFGRYSKIATITRFMNDILLSAPSIVIGLFIYGIFVVKQGHFSGWAGSLALSLLVIPVVVRTTENMLKLVPNSLREAAYALGTPKWKMVSMVTLKAAKTGVLTGILLAFARISGETAPLLFTALNNQFFSSDMDQPIANLPNVIYQFAMSPYKDWQSLAWAGALLIACTVLFANIGARILGRQKD
- the pstC gene encoding phosphate ABC transporter permease subunit PstC, whose protein sequence is MTLSEKLKQQAFIDVLFVNITRFFALLVLISLGGILLSLMVGAYPAMQEFGLAFLASSEWDTVQSQYGALAPIYGTLVTSIIALIIAVPVSFGIAVFLTELCPVVLRRPLSVAIELLAGIPSIIYGMWGLFVFAPIFSDTIQPFMIEHLSHLPFVGALFAGMPMGIGLFPAGLILAIMIIPYIASVMRDVFEVTPTMLKESAYGLGCTRWEVIRHVVLPYTKVGVIGGIILGLGRALGETMAVTFVIGNTFNMSVGLNNSGASITSALANEFAEAVDPMHLSSLLYLGLILFIITFIVLSLSKLMLLRMTRYEGR
- the pstS gene encoding phosphate ABC transporter substrate-binding protein PstS, translating into MKKMRYIALTLLSAFAVSQAAQAKTTVTGAGASFPQPIYVQWAMNYKTETGNQVNYQSIGSSGGIKQIISRTVDFGASDSPMKEEDLTKNNLIQFPTVIGGVVPVVNVEGIGPGQLKLTGEILADIYLGKITHWNDGKIRALNPDLNLPDARITTVFRADGSGTSFIFTHYLSQISADWKEKVGAANTVKWPTSANGAAGKGNEGVSIYVGRVKNSIGYVEYAYAKQNKMSYVQLKNSAGHFVQPSQESFAAAANVDWDKAKGFSLVLTNQPGEQAWPLAAATFILIPKESADKQKMETVLNFFDWAYSKGNEQAAKLDYVPLPDKVKNLVRKEWEKTNLR
- a CDS encoding FNR family transcription factor, with translation MKNFVSETKAGRRVQSGGCAIHCQDCSISQLCIPFTLNEHELDQLDNIIERKKPIQKSQVLFKAGDTLNSIYAIRSGTIKSYTISEAGEEQITSFHLPGDLVGFDAITNMQHPSFAQALETAMVCEIPFDVLDDLSGKMPKLRQQIVRLMSSEIKSDQEMILLLSKMNAEERLAAFIHNLSKRYSARGFSAKEFRLTMTRSDIGNYLGLTVETISRLLGRFQKSGVLSVQGKYITINDVNALIELTGINRTKITMMK